The Argiope bruennichi chromosome 9, qqArgBrue1.1, whole genome shotgun sequence genome contains a region encoding:
- the LOC129985009 gene encoding F-box only protein 39-like codes for MGEFHIVECQIRRTIVRVSALSNGRSVYCLWDVFKNNSSFQNCIQKFQNLKEVKLSYQCISDDILGILCMNRGSALQHLVATCDSSEGLRHRIQPDSWSKLRRKYPNIKISFRVVEVVTQDQFLNLLPQTTEICDLSYRCGLSLQSEQNLRTHALFILQYIEQTFACFLRSITLEFGFVTIPNLGNAILDLIKACKWIESVYLSGVMRSQLAVRMCEIALQEGSELKNIFLIFFFTRIETIEEMNQLYEYHKQLKEKKIKFQFNLLSHHLPE; via the exons ATGGGAGAGTTTCATATTGTTGAATGTCAAATCAGGAGAACGATTGTGAGGGTATCTGCTCTGTCCAATGGGAGATCTGTATATTGCTTGTGGGATGTCTTTAAAAA CAACTCAAGTTTTCAAAACTGCATACAGAAGTTTCAAAACTTAAAGGAAGTAAAACTCAGCTACCAATGCATTTCGGATGACATCTTGGGGATTCTTTGCATGAATCGAGGCTCCGCGTTGCAACATCTGGTTGCCACTTGCGATTCCAGCGAAGGTTTACGACACAGGATACAGCCAGACAGCTGGTCAAAGCTGCGTCGGAAATACCcgaatataaaaataagcttCCGTGTAG TTGAAGTTGTGACTCAAGACCAGTTTCTTAACCTTCTACCGCAAACCACAGAAATATGCGACCTCAGTTACAGATGTGGTTTGAGTTTGCAGTCGGAACAGAATCTGAGAACACACGCCCTATTCATACTTCAATATATAGAACAGACTTTTGCTTGTTTCCTGC gttCAATAACATTGGAATTCGGCTTTGTTACTATACCTAATTTAGGCAATGCTATTTTGGACTTGATTAAAGCCTGCAAATGGATCGAGAGTGTTTATCTTTCTGGAGTCATGCGATCGCAGCTTGCTGTCAGGATGTGTGAAATAGCGCTTCAAGAAGGATCGG aactgaaaaatattttcctgatatTTTTCTTCACACGAATTGAAACAATTGAAGAAATGAATCAACTTTATGAATATCACAAACagctaaaggaaaagaaaatcaaGTTCCAGTTTAATCTGTTATCTCATCATTTACCAgaataa